A genome region from Altererythrobacter aquiaggeris includes the following:
- the pabB gene encoding aminodeoxychorismate synthase component I yields MAISEPFVLLDDARTQDAAEAQLFRSPVQMFVAYRAHEVAPVLAEAEQVRSQTGHTLAGYIAYEAGLALEAKLAPLAAARTGANGPLVWLGLFESCEKFAPAAVPEWLAAHGSGKPAHIGPLKPGISCGDYARAFDRMQDAICSGDIYQANLTFPLGGTYRGDPLDLYAAIRPHAAAGYGGIVFDGSHWLLSLSPELFVSLRDGEAKAKPMKGTRPRGQTAAEDSAYAGELAVSVKDRAENLMIVDLLRNDLSRVARTGTVTVEDAFSVETYPTVHQMVTTVKARLAEGRTAADMIRALFPCGSITGAPKIRAMELINDTESDPRGPYCGAIGRIDGSGDAAFNVAIRTVHLTPDENGSGRAVMGVGSAIVADSQCLPEWRECLLKGGFVQKGDAAGFDLFETMHFDPETGIALLELHLERLKASAAELGFAFDRHAMRNQIQALCFDLSDAAKLRLALARSGATALEVSPVPCTIEGAMKCAVLPLPIDEGDLRLRHKTTDRWFYDDALAAARGAGADEALLMRDDGLLTEGSYTSIFVERAGVLLTPPLSLGLLPGVLRRSLIDSGKARESELTISDLEDGFFIGNALRGLLPARLLT; encoded by the coding sequence ATGGCGATAAGCGAACCCTTCGTGTTGCTCGATGATGCGCGCACCCAAGATGCCGCGGAAGCGCAATTGTTTCGCTCGCCGGTGCAGATGTTCGTCGCATACCGCGCTCACGAGGTGGCCCCAGTTCTGGCAGAGGCAGAGCAGGTCCGCTCTCAAACCGGGCATACGCTGGCGGGCTATATCGCTTATGAGGCGGGACTTGCGCTGGAGGCAAAGCTGGCGCCGCTAGCGGCGGCCAGAACCGGCGCGAACGGTCCGCTGGTCTGGCTGGGCCTGTTTGAAAGCTGCGAAAAATTTGCTCCCGCCGCAGTGCCTGAATGGCTGGCCGCGCATGGCAGCGGGAAACCGGCGCATATCGGCCCGCTGAAACCGGGCATTTCCTGCGGCGATTATGCCCGCGCATTCGACCGGATGCAGGACGCGATTTGTTCGGGCGATATCTATCAGGCCAATCTGACATTTCCGCTGGGCGGAACCTATCGCGGCGACCCGCTGGATTTATATGCCGCCATCCGCCCCCACGCAGCCGCCGGCTATGGCGGGATCGTGTTTGACGGATCGCACTGGCTGCTCAGCCTGTCGCCAGAACTGTTCGTGTCGCTGCGGGACGGGGAAGCCAAGGCCAAGCCGATGAAAGGCACGCGTCCGCGCGGGCAGACTGCAGCGGAAGATTCAGCCTATGCCGGCGAGCTCGCCGTATCGGTGAAAGATCGCGCCGAAAATCTGATGATTGTCGATCTGCTGCGCAACGATCTGTCGCGCGTTGCCCGCACCGGCACAGTGACGGTGGAAGATGCTTTTTCGGTCGAAACCTACCCCACCGTGCATCAGATGGTCACGACGGTGAAGGCGCGGTTGGCTGAAGGCCGCACGGCAGCCGACATGATCCGCGCATTGTTCCCGTGCGGATCGATAACCGGCGCGCCGAAAATCCGTGCGATGGAATTGATAAATGATACCGAAAGCGATCCGCGCGGGCCCTATTGCGGCGCGATCGGCAGGATTGACGGATCGGGCGATGCCGCCTTCAATGTTGCAATCCGCACAGTGCACCTTACGCCTGACGAAAATGGCAGCGGGCGCGCGGTAATGGGTGTTGGTTCCGCCATTGTCGCAGATTCGCAGTGCCTGCCCGAATGGCGGGAATGTCTGTTGAAAGGAGGGTTCGTGCAAAAGGGTGACGCTGCCGGGTTCGACCTGTTCGAAACGATGCATTTCGATCCTGAAACAGGCATTGCCCTGCTCGAACTTCATCTCGAGCGTCTTAAAGCGAGCGCTGCCGAGCTTGGCTTCGCGTTCGACCGTCATGCGATGCGCAACCAGATCCAGGCGCTGTGTTTCGATCTGTCGGATGCCGCGAAACTGCGGCTGGCTTTGGCGCGGAGCGGGGCGACGGCACTGGAAGTGTCCCCCGTGCCATGCACAATCGAAGGCGCCATGAAATGCGCGGTCCTGCCGTTGCCGATTGATGAAGGCGATCTGCGGCTGAGGCACAAGACAACCGACCGCTGGTTCTACGACGATGCGTTGGCCGCCGCGCGCGGCGCCGGGGCGGACGAGGCGCTGTTGATGCGCGACGACGGATTGCTGACCGAGGGCAGTTATACGTCAATCTTTGTCGAGCGAGCCGGCGTCCTGCTTACCCCTCCCCTGTCGCTGGGCCTTTTGCCCGGTGTCCTGCGCCGTTCATTGATCGACAGCGGCAAAGCCAGAGAATCGGAATTGACCATTAGCGACCTTGAAGACGGATTTTTCATCGGCAATGCCCTGCGCGGCTTGCTGCCTGCCCGGCTGCTGACATGA
- a CDS encoding right-handed parallel beta-helix repeat-containing protein, with amino-acid sequence MVLGFAAIAAIPAIPAGASLAQSGASYTVVETGQTFARLQQAVDAIGSGTGSISIGSGVHRDCAVQTGGTVSYLASQPGKAVFDSVTCEGKAALVLRGSDATISGVIFQNMAVPDGNGSGIRLEKGNLTVVQSWFKDSQQGILTAHDGGARLVVDKSTFTRLGTCEFSGGCAHSIYAGEIAHVRVTRSRFEEGRGGHYLKSRAGRIDVASSSFDDTGGRETNYMIDLPDGATGQITNNWFVQGQSKENYSAFISVAPEDRANSSNGLLIAGNDARLAPGVQRSTIFVADWSGDSLAIDDNRLGSGLERFEKR; translated from the coding sequence ATGGTGCTTGGCTTTGCTGCCATTGCCGCAATTCCCGCAATTCCCGCCGGGGCATCGCTCGCCCAGTCGGGGGCGAGTTACACAGTGGTGGAGACCGGACAAACCTTTGCCCGGCTCCAGCAGGCGGTCGATGCAATCGGATCAGGCACGGGTTCGATTTCCATCGGTTCAGGCGTCCACCGCGATTGTGCGGTGCAGACCGGCGGAACCGTCTCGTATCTGGCATCGCAGCCGGGCAAGGCTGTGTTCGATAGCGTGACCTGCGAAGGCAAGGCCGCGCTTGTGCTGCGGGGCAGCGATGCGACCATATCGGGCGTGATTTTCCAGAATATGGCCGTGCCAGACGGCAATGGATCGGGCATCCGGCTGGAAAAAGGTAATCTCACGGTTGTCCAGAGCTGGTTCAAGGACAGCCAGCAGGGCATTCTGACCGCGCATGATGGCGGCGCGCGGCTGGTGGTGGACAAAAGCACCTTTACGCGGCTTGGTACGTGCGAATTTTCGGGTGGCTGCGCACATTCGATCTATGCTGGCGAGATTGCCCATGTGCGCGTCACACGCAGCCGCTTCGAAGAAGGGCGTGGCGGACATTATCTGAAAAGCCGCGCCGGACGGATCGATGTGGCATCTTCCAGCTTTGACGATACGGGTGGCCGTGAAACCAATTACATGATCGACCTGCCCGATGGCGCAACAGGGCAAATCACGAATAACTGGTTTGTGCAGGGGCAAAGCAAGGAAAACTATTCCGCATTCATATCGGTTGCCCCGGAAGACCGGGCCAACAGTTCGAACGGTTTGCTGATCGCGGGTAATGACGCACGGCTTGCACCAGGCGTACAGCGCAGCACGATATTTGTCGCCGATTGGTCGGGCGACAGTCTTGCCATCGACGATAACAGGCTTGGCAGCGGGTTGGAGCGGTTCGAAAAACGCTAA
- the asd gene encoding archaetidylserine decarboxylase (Phosphatidylserine decarboxylase is synthesized as a single chain precursor. Generation of the pyruvoyl active site from a Ser is coupled to cleavage of a Gly-Ser bond between the larger (beta) and smaller (alpha chains). It is an integral membrane protein.), whose protein sequence is MRRTEKGNNHAMSINPFIWLQHAVPQHLLSRGAGTLASSELPWLKDLLIRRFIEFYKVPMDEAQRPASHYRSFNDFFTRALKPGVRPLGDAAEHIVCPADGAVSQLGEIRGGRIVQAKGQDFSAAELLGGDKDLAGQFEGGSFITIYLSPSDYHRVHMPVAGALERSIYIPGDLFSVNTATAEGVDRLFSRNERMAAIFGTGSGRVASIMVGAMIVASVETVWSGLIQPHGKKIIHSAFAEGEHQFAAGDEMGRFLLGSTVILLFEAGKIAWRDDLGPLDTVRMGEAIARKL, encoded by the coding sequence ATGCGCCGAACCGAAAAAGGCAATAATCACGCTATGTCGATCAATCCGTTTATATGGTTGCAGCACGCGGTGCCGCAACATCTGCTTTCACGCGGTGCGGGCACGCTCGCCAGCAGCGAATTGCCGTGGCTGAAGGATTTGTTGATCCGGCGCTTTATCGAATTTTACAAAGTCCCGATGGACGAGGCGCAGCGCCCTGCATCCCACTATCGTTCCTTCAACGATTTCTTCACCCGCGCTTTGAAACCGGGCGTGCGACCGCTTGGCGATGCGGCAGAGCACATTGTCTGCCCTGCGGATGGCGCGGTCAGCCAGCTTGGGGAAATTCGCGGCGGACGAATTGTTCAGGCGAAGGGACAGGATTTCAGCGCCGCTGAACTGCTTGGAGGCGATAAGGATCTGGCCGGGCAATTCGAGGGTGGTTCGTTCATCACCATCTATCTTTCGCCAAGCGATTATCACCGTGTCCATATGCCCGTCGCGGGCGCGCTTGAGCGATCGATTTATATCCCCGGAGACCTGTTTTCGGTCAACACCGCCACCGCCGAGGGCGTGGATCGCCTGTTTTCACGCAACGAGCGCATGGCGGCTATCTTCGGCACCGGATCGGGGCGGGTTGCCAGCATAATGGTCGGCGCGATGATCGTCGCCAGCGTGGAGACTGTCTGGTCGGGGTTGATCCAGCCGCACGGCAAAAAAATCATCCATTCCGCATTTGCAGAAGGTGAGCACCAGTTTGCCGCCGGCGATGAAATGGGCCGCTTTCTGCTTGGTTCGACTGTCATATTGCTGTTCGAGGCGGGCAAAATCGCCTGGCGTGATGATCTTGGGCCGCTAGATACGGTGCGGATGGGCGAAGCCATCGCGCGCAAGCTCTAG
- a CDS encoding DksA/TraR family C4-type zinc finger protein, translating to MAGGWARDGAVQDQIDDTVNDAVKAARSRLPAPTPGGESAQFCGDCGDDIPEKRRIALPGVTTCVACQSDRDQTVRHSAFNRRGSKDSQLR from the coding sequence ATGGCAGGCGGATGGGCGCGCGACGGCGCCGTTCAGGATCAGATAGACGACACTGTAAACGACGCGGTCAAAGCTGCGCGTTCCCGATTGCCCGCCCCGACACCCGGCGGCGAGAGTGCGCAATTTTGCGGCGATTGCGGCGATGACATTCCTGAAAAACGGCGTATTGCCTTGCCCGGTGTGACCACTTGCGTGGCGTGCCAGTCGGACCGCGATCAAACAGTCCGTCACAGCGCGTTCAACCGCCGCGGAAGCAAGGACAGCCAGCTGCGCTGA
- a CDS encoding SPFH domain-containing protein → MANEPGKMNVSRERPANGKNGYVMLLVLLAVTIIGFLIVSSGFPADGAAKGAKILFALSLIGSITVLLLVSAGFYMIQPNQAAVITLFGAYAGTDRTEGLRWVWPWMMRKKVSARVNNIISERLKVNDLRGNPIEIASNVVWRVDDTAQATFDVDDYKEFIHVQIEAAIRAVGARYAYDDIEDDEITLRAHPEVVNKELREELNDRLDVAGIEVDEVGLTHLAYAPEIAGAMLRRQQAEAVIAARTKLVMGAVSMVEMALVKLGEDGIVELDDERKAAMVSNLMVVLCGDKEAHPVVNAGTLYQ, encoded by the coding sequence ATGGCCAACGAACCGGGTAAAATGAATGTCAGCCGCGAACGGCCGGCAAATGGCAAGAATGGCTATGTGATGCTGTTGGTTTTGCTGGCGGTCACGATTATCGGTTTCCTGATTGTCAGCAGCGGCTTCCCTGCGGATGGCGCGGCCAAAGGTGCCAAAATCCTGTTTGCGCTGAGCTTGATCGGATCGATCACTGTACTTCTGCTGGTGTCCGCCGGCTTTTACATGATCCAGCCCAATCAGGCCGCTGTTATCACTCTGTTCGGGGCCTATGCCGGAACTGACCGGACGGAGGGGCTGCGCTGGGTCTGGCCGTGGATGATGCGCAAGAAAGTGTCTGCGCGGGTCAACAACATCATTTCCGAACGGCTGAAAGTTAACGATCTGCGCGGCAATCCGATAGAAATCGCCAGCAACGTTGTCTGGCGCGTGGACGATACGGCGCAGGCCACTTTCGATGTCGATGATTACAAGGAATTCATCCACGTCCAGATCGAGGCTGCAATCCGCGCGGTCGGCGCGCGTTACGCTTATGATGACATTGAAGATGATGAAATCACGCTGCGCGCACACCCTGAAGTGGTGAACAAGGAGCTGCGCGAGGAATTGAACGACAGGCTGGATGTCGCAGGTATCGAAGTCGATGAGGTAGGCCTGACGCACCTCGCTTATGCGCCGGAAATCGCGGGTGCGATGCTTCGCCGCCAGCAGGCCGAAGCGGTAATTGCCGCGCGGACCAAGCTCGTTATGGGCGCGGTCAGTATGGTGGAAATGGCACTGGTCAAACTGGGCGAGGATGGCATCGTGGAACTGGATGACGAACGCAAGGCGGCGATGGTTTCGAACCTGATGGTCGTGCTGTGCGGCGACAAGGAAGCGCATCCGGTGGTCAATGCCGGCACACTGTATCAGTAG
- a CDS encoding alpha/beta hydrolase, giving the protein MYGLKTGICAAALLVGGCATMQAQDRPVLPAKAVSGPITAIGPQGGLAGTLVAAEPGQPVVLIIPGSGPTDRDGNNPLGVAASSYRLLAEGLAARGIGSVRIDKRGMFGSAAAVPDANDVTIGDYATDVATWKTAIRSVTGAECVWLAGHSEGGLVALAAAQQPGNICGVILLASMGRPLGTILREQLSANPANGPLLPDAMAAITSLENGERVDVSAMHPALAGLFAPPIQGFLIDAMSRDPAALAAASDLPLLIIHGEADIQVALADARALHSARPDSKLVILPGVNHLLKTFEGETPAANLASYSNPDLPISPAVVGAVADFIFSVRAGD; this is encoded by the coding sequence ATGTATGGATTGAAAACCGGTATTTGTGCAGCAGCGCTGCTCGTCGGCGGCTGCGCGACAATGCAGGCGCAGGACCGGCCCGTCCTGCCCGCAAAGGCTGTATCGGGGCCGATCACCGCAATCGGTCCGCAGGGCGGTCTTGCAGGCACGCTTGTAGCGGCAGAGCCTGGCCAGCCGGTGGTGTTGATCATACCCGGTTCCGGCCCGACCGACCGTGATGGCAACAATCCGCTTGGCGTGGCCGCATCGTCTTACCGGCTGCTGGCCGAGGGTCTGGCGGCCCGCGGTATCGGCAGCGTGAGAATCGACAAACGCGGAATGTTCGGCAGCGCGGCGGCCGTACCCGACGCCAATGACGTAACGATCGGCGATTATGCGACCGATGTCGCAACCTGGAAGACTGCAATTCGCAGCGTCACCGGCGCCGAATGCGTCTGGCTGGCCGGGCATAGCGAGGGCGGTCTGGTTGCGCTGGCAGCGGCGCAGCAGCCCGGCAATATCTGCGGTGTCATTCTGCTGGCATCGATGGGCCGGCCCTTGGGTACCATCCTGCGCGAGCAGTTGAGTGCGAACCCGGCCAACGGCCCGCTTCTGCCAGACGCGATGGCGGCGATAACATCGCTAGAGAATGGCGAGCGGGTGGATGTATCGGCGATGCATCCTGCGCTGGCCGGCCTGTTCGCGCCGCCGATCCAGGGGTTCCTGATCGATGCAATGTCACGCGACCCTGCCGCTCTTGCTGCGGCGAGTGACCTTCCATTGCTGATCATCCACGGCGAAGCGGATATTCAGGTGGCGCTTGCCGATGCTCGGGCGCTGCATTCTGCCCGGCCCGACAGCAAGCTCGTAATACTCCCCGGGGTGAACCATCTGCTGAAAACCTTTGAAGGGGAAACGCCCGCTGCAAATCTGGCAAGTTACAGCAATCCCGACCTTCCGATTTCGCCAGCTGTCGTGGGTGCGGTTGCAGACTTTATATTCTCCGTTCGGGCAGGCGACTGA
- a CDS encoding RNA pseudouridine synthase, with protein MSRFPILFEDGEALVIDKPAGMPVDRPKRGGTSLEDHLEDLKLNFHRPPWIVHRLDQDTSGCLLLARNPKAVKRFAQAFQNRLVEKRYVGIVAGTLAEEAGTIDLALSKVSTKEEGWRMIADLAGKPSVTHWRKLSESGGNTLVEFRPETGRTHQIRIHALAGLGSPLLGDPVYGDGGTAPRTMLHGSSITMTRDNKPPIAATSPMPDDFRALGFADG; from the coding sequence ATGAGCCGCTTTCCCATCCTGTTCGAGGACGGCGAAGCGCTGGTCATCGACAAGCCTGCAGGGATGCCGGTTGATCGGCCCAAGCGCGGCGGCACTTCGCTTGAAGACCATCTCGAAGATCTGAAACTCAATTTTCACCGCCCGCCGTGGATCGTGCACCGGCTTGATCAGGATACGTCGGGATGCCTTTTGTTGGCCCGCAATCCCAAGGCAGTGAAACGGTTTGCACAGGCCTTCCAGAACCGTCTGGTCGAAAAACGGTATGTCGGGATTGTTGCGGGAACGCTGGCGGAAGAAGCAGGCACTATCGACCTGGCTCTGAGCAAAGTCAGCACAAAAGAAGAAGGCTGGCGGATGATTGCTGACTTGGCTGGCAAACCCTCGGTCACGCATTGGCGCAAATTGTCGGAAAGCGGCGGTAATACGCTGGTCGAATTCCGGCCGGAAACCGGCCGCACGCACCAGATCCGGATCCATGCGCTGGCCGGGCTTGGCAGCCCGCTGCTGGGCGATCCCGTTTATGGCGACGGCGGCACTGCACCGCGCACGATGCTTCATGGCTCCAGCATCACGATGACGCGCGACAACAAGCCGCCGATTGCCGCGACATCGCCGATGCCGGACGATTTTCGTGCACTCGGTTTTGCCGATGGGTGA
- a CDS encoding exodeoxyribonuclease III, with protein sequence MISVASWNINSVRLRMPIVARFLAQEAPDVLCLQEIKTVEETFPFDAFNDLGYTYHAVHGQKGYHGVATVSRIPLKEYSRHDWQDNGEARHVGVELTGPGKGTVIENVYVPAGGDIPDRDQNAKFGQKLDFLQRMTDWAGVIDKPTLIVGDFNIAPLPSDVWGHKELLKVVSHTPLEVETLQRFKDAHGWVDIGREHIRDPERYFSWWSYRSKDWRVNDRGRRLDHMWASPDLAAKATGHRVREDCRDWEKPSDHVPLITEFDL encoded by the coding sequence ATGATCTCAGTTGCATCCTGGAATATCAATTCGGTCCGCCTGCGTATGCCGATTGTGGCGCGTTTCCTTGCTCAGGAGGCGCCCGATGTGCTGTGTTTGCAGGAAATAAAGACAGTCGAGGAAACCTTCCCGTTCGATGCATTCAATGATCTGGGTTATACCTATCACGCTGTGCACGGGCAAAAAGGTTATCACGGCGTCGCCACCGTCAGCCGCATTCCGCTGAAAGAATATTCGCGTCATGACTGGCAGGACAATGGCGAGGCGCGCCATGTCGGGGTGGAACTGACCGGGCCCGGCAAAGGCACCGTGATCGAAAACGTCTATGTGCCTGCAGGCGGCGATATTCCCGATCGTGACCAAAATGCGAAATTCGGCCAAAAGCTCGATTTTCTCCAGCGCATGACCGACTGGGCAGGTGTGATCGACAAACCGACGCTGATCGTGGGCGATTTCAATATCGCACCGCTTCCCAGCGATGTCTGGGGCCATAAGGAACTGCTCAAGGTGGTCAGCCACACGCCGTTGGAGGTTGAAACCTTGCAGCGGTTCAAAGACGCACATGGCTGGGTCGATATCGGCCGCGAGCACATTCGCGATCCGGAACGGTATTTCAGCTGGTGGTCATACCGTTCGAAGGATTGGCGCGTGAATGACCGTGGCCGCAGGCTCGATCATATGTGGGCCAGTCCGGATCTGGCGGCGAAGGCGACCGGCCACCGCGTGCGCGAAGATTGCCGCGACTGGGAAAAGCCGTCCGACCATGTCCCGCTCATCACCGAGTTCGATCTCTGA
- a CDS encoding N-acetyltransferase: MTAITIRPEQAGDENVIHDLTKAAFAKMEFSDGDEPALVGQLRDDGDLTLSLVALDADGIVGHIAFSPVTISDGSRGWYGLGPVSVTPELQRQGTGSALIERGIADLRAFGARGIILLGSPLYYSRFGFEHDPKLQYPGPPAEYFQRLVLAGSEPRGVASFAPAFG; this comes from the coding sequence ATGACCGCCATCACGATAAGGCCAGAACAGGCTGGCGATGAGAACGTGATCCACGATCTCACCAAAGCGGCATTTGCGAAGATGGAGTTCAGCGATGGTGACGAGCCTGCACTGGTTGGCCAGTTGCGCGATGATGGCGATCTGACGCTGTCTCTGGTCGCTTTGGATGCCGATGGGATAGTGGGTCACATCGCCTTTTCCCCCGTGACCATCAGCGACGGATCGCGCGGCTGGTACGGACTGGGTCCGGTTTCAGTCACGCCGGAACTGCAACGGCAGGGAACCGGGTCGGCGCTGATCGAGCGCGGGATTGCCGATCTGCGGGCGTTTGGCGCGCGGGGGATTATCCTGTTGGGCAGCCCGCTGTATTATTCACGGTTCGGCTTCGAACATGATCCGAAACTGCAATATCCCGGACCGCCGGCAGAATATTTCCAGCGGCTTGTGCTAGCAGGTTCAGAACCGCGCGGTGTCGCTTCTTTCGCGCCTGCGTTTGGCTAG
- the rpmG gene encoding 50S ribosomal protein L33: protein MAKSATIKIKLVSTADTGFYYTTYKNPRNITEKMSFRKYDPVVRKHVEFKEAKIK from the coding sequence ATGGCGAAGTCCGCAACCATTAAGATCAAGCTCGTCAGCACCGCTGATACCGGGTTTTATTACACCACGTATAAAAACCCGCGGAACATCACCGAAAAGATGTCCTTTCGCAAATATGATCCCGTCGTGCGCAAGCATGTCGAATTCAAAGAAGCGAAAATCAAGTAA
- the ribA gene encoding GTP cyclohydrolase II, whose protein sequence is MVDGGPVLLPVETGIAGDARSGALLISCARAITLKLANQREAAQPHSPVLICGPEKFTLAAARAIADPAMDLTAPLKGPFLAETLDWREQAETALELARVAGILPAFMVDPDNPGEPQPVCVSDLAAWADSHNLTIATRAKLPVAASDDAQIVAFRSADDTREHVALIIGAQNSDKVPLVRLHSECLTGDILGSLKCDCGPQLDAALAAMADEAAKGGWGVLLYMRQEGRGIGLVNKLRAYRLQDQGFDTVDANQRLGLPDESRDFATAAKMLELLGVREVQLMTNNPRKVAALEQAGVTISRRVAHELPANPHNVRYLATKRDRSGHLLK, encoded by the coding sequence ATGGTTGATGGCGGGCCTGTTCTGCTGCCGGTTGAAACCGGTATCGCGGGGGATGCGCGTTCTGGCGCTTTGCTGATTTCCTGCGCCAGAGCCATCACGCTGAAACTGGCAAACCAGCGCGAGGCCGCGCAGCCGCATTCGCCCGTGCTGATTTGCGGGCCGGAGAAATTCACTCTGGCTGCGGCCCGCGCTATCGCCGATCCCGCGATGGATTTGACCGCTCCGCTCAAAGGACCCTTTCTGGCAGAGACGCTGGACTGGCGCGAACAGGCCGAAACCGCTTTGGAACTGGCCCGTGTGGCCGGGATATTGCCGGCATTCATGGTTGATCCCGATAATCCGGGCGAACCGCAGCCGGTTTGCGTTTCCGATCTGGCTGCATGGGCCGACAGTCATAACCTCACGATTGCGACACGCGCAAAATTGCCGGTGGCAGCCAGCGACGACGCGCAAATCGTCGCATTCCGCAGCGCCGACGACACCCGCGAGCATGTGGCGCTGATCATCGGCGCGCAAAATTCGGATAAGGTACCTCTGGTCCGGCTGCATTCCGAATGCCTGACCGGCGACATCCTCGGCAGCCTCAAATGCGACTGCGGGCCGCAGCTTGATGCGGCGCTCGCAGCGATGGCGGACGAGGCGGCCAAGGGCGGCTGGGGTGTGCTGCTATATATGCGCCAGGAAGGCCGCGGCATCGGCCTCGTAAACAAATTGCGCGCCTATCGCTTGCAGGACCAGGGCTTCGACACAGTCGATGCCAACCAGCGTCTGGGGCTGCCCGACGAATCTCGCGATTTTGCCACGGCCGCAAAAATGCTGGAGTTACTGGGTGTGCGCGAGGTGCAGTTGATGACCAACAATCCGCGCAAGGTTGCCGCGCTCGAACAGGCGGGCGTCACCATCAGCCGGCGGGTCGCGCACGAACTGCCCGCCAATCCGCATAATGTCCGCTATCTTGCAACCAAGCGTGACCGGTCGGGACACTTGCTGAAATGA
- the arfB gene encoding alternative ribosome rescue aminoacyl-tRNA hydrolase ArfB — protein sequence MGEIADRALEHMQESFIASSGPGGQNVNKVATAVQLRLDVFGLRLDPPTFNRLKELAGSRMNSKGEVLITARSHRTQEANRTDARERMLALLAQAQDHPAKRKKSRVNRIGKEKRIKAKKNRGAIKAGRGKVDW from the coding sequence ATGGGTGAGATCGCCGACCGCGCGCTGGAACACATGCAGGAAAGCTTCATCGCCTCCAGCGGTCCCGGCGGGCAGAATGTGAACAAGGTGGCGACAGCGGTGCAATTGCGGCTGGATGTGTTTGGTTTGCGGCTGGACCCGCCCACCTTCAACCGGCTGAAAGAACTGGCCGGAAGCCGGATGAATTCAAAGGGTGAAGTGCTGATTACGGCACGCTCGCACCGCACGCAGGAAGCGAATCGGACGGATGCACGCGAACGGATGCTAGCCCTGCTGGCGCAGGCACAGGATCATCCGGCCAAGCGCAAAAAGAGCCGGGTCAACCGGATTGGCAAGGAAAAGCGTATAAAAGCAAAGAAGAACCGCGGCGCAATCAAGGCTGGCCGCGGCAAGGTCGATTGGTAG
- a CDS encoding outer membrane lipoprotein carrier protein LolA — translation MNSLTRIFSKPLYAAMFGMTAIAAPAALLIPAQPVSAYAAGDLDKAVTALRGISTLQADFTQTDRRGQTIGGVLTLKRPGRIRFQYDKGIPLLVVSNGKSLTLVDYEVKQVQRWPIQNSPLGALLDPNRDVKKYGKLKATGNPDVISVEVKDPKKPEFGVITLLFVKKAKAPGGLELVSWVALDSQNQRTTVRLRNHRYGMSVSDRAFTFTDPRTSSRRN, via the coding sequence ATGAACAGTTTGACCAGAATTTTTTCGAAGCCGCTTTATGCCGCCATGTTCGGCATGACGGCAATTGCCGCGCCCGCAGCCCTGCTGATCCCGGCACAACCGGTTTCCGCATACGCGGCCGGTGACCTCGACAAAGCGGTTACCGCCTTGCGGGGTATCTCTACATTGCAGGCCGATTTTACGCAGACCGACCGCCGCGGACAAACCATCGGCGGCGTGTTGACGCTCAAGCGCCCGGGCAGGATTCGCTTCCAGTATGACAAGGGTATACCCCTGCTCGTCGTGTCGAACGGAAAATCGCTGACGCTGGTCGATTATGAAGTGAAGCAGGTCCAGCGCTGGCCGATCCAAAACTCGCCGCTGGGCGCCCTGCTTGACCCCAATCGCGATGTAAAAAAATACGGCAAGCTCAAGGCGACGGGCAACCCCGATGTCATCAGTGTCGAGGTGAAAGATCCCAAGAAACCTGAATTCGGCGTCATCACGCTGCTGTTCGTTAAAAAGGCAAAGGCGCCCGGCGGTCTGGAACTGGTAAGCTGGGTCGCGCTCGATTCGCAGAACCAGCGCACCACGGTCCGTTTGCGCAACCATCGTTACGGGATGTCGGTTTCGGACCGGGCATTCACCTTTACTGACCCGCGCACGTCGTCTCGTCGCAACTGA
- a CDS encoding toxin-antitoxin system HicB family antitoxin has protein sequence MPKSPPATTGKKAFALRLDPAVHAAVERLAAAELRSSNAQIEMLLREALAKRGIRPAKSKPPKRGRPALES, from the coding sequence ATGCCCAAGTCTCCGCCAGCAACAACAGGCAAAAAGGCCTTTGCGCTGCGGCTCGATCCGGCGGTTCACGCCGCGGTCGAGCGACTGGCGGCTGCGGAACTGCGTTCCTCCAATGCGCAGATCGAAATGTTGCTGCGCGAGGCGTTGGCGAAGCGCGGGATCCGGCCCGCAAAATCAAAGCCGCCAAAACGCGGGCGTCCGGCGCTCGAAAGTTGA